The bacterium DNA window GGGAGCGGGGAGCTCAGGCGCGGCTTCGCAGCGCGGGCGGCACTTCCCCGACACCCGGCGCCGCGGGAGACGCCGTCGGGCTCCGATCGGCGCCCACACGCCCTCCCCGGGCCGGTTCGTCGGAGAACGGGGCCCGCAGGGCGCCGGCCAGACCGAAAATGATTTCGGCGATCGATGCGATCAACAGGACCTGGCCGACCCCCCACAGGGACGCCAGGGTCGGTCCGGCCAGGACCGACAGCAGGGTCACCGGCCCGAGCAGCGGGCCCAGCCAGCCGAAGATGCGGCCGCGGCGCTCCGGCGGCGTCTCCCGCTGCAGGAACGTGGCGAGGTTGATCTGGATGCCGGTGCTGACCGCGCCGAACAGGGCGAACAGGACCAGCGCCCCGGCGAAGCTGCGGTTCACGGCGAACAGCCCCAGCAGCAGGCCGTCGAGCGCCACCAGCAGACCGACCGCCCGCAGCGGCCGGCGCGCGCCGCGGGTCAGCACCCCGGCCGCGGCGCCCAGCAACCCGCCCAGGCCGGCGGTGGCGAAGATCAGGCCCAGGTCCCCCTCGCTGCGCCCGAGCATCCTGGTGACGAACTCGTAGACCAGCGGCGGCTGCATGGCCGTGACCATCGTCACCAGCCCCAGGAACAGCACCGCGAAGCGCAGGGACGGACGGCCCCACAGCCACACCGCCCCCTGGCGGATGTCGTGCCATTTTTCGGCGGGCTTCTCCACGACGGCGCCCCCCGCCGGCGACGGCTCGACCGCCAGGTAGCGGAAGGGACGGAATGCCAGGATCGCCGCCGAGATCAGGAACGT harbors:
- a CDS encoding MFS transporter — translated: MRPLFANRSFMAVWAASFVSGLGDKIAILAFFSLVYHRTGNVASLGLLAAVQVLPGVLLGPFAGVMVDRWSRRGMMIASDLFSTAVVCAIPFVPELWQVYLLASLLAAGRHLTGPARMALLPDLVPVEQLGHSNALFMISQNAMLLVGMAAGGLIVHALGVVTAFLVDGATFLISAAILAFRPFRYLAVEPSPAGGAVVEKPAEKWHDIRQGAVWLWGRPSLRFAVLFLGLVTMVTAMQPPLVYEFVTRMLGRSEGDLGLIFATAGLGGLLGAAAGVLTRGARRPLRAVGLLVALDGLLLGLFAVNRSFAGALVLFALFGAVSTGIQINLATFLQRETPPERRGRIFGWLGPLLGPVTLLSVLAGPTLASLWGVGQVLLIASIAEIIFGLAGALRAPFSDEPARGGRVGADRSPTASPAAPGVGEVPPALRSRA